The Candidatus Thermoplasmatota archaeon genomic sequence ATAGTTACGCTGTAAAAAATCCTGAGAAACATCTTTTAGTGTGATTACCGCGTTTTTGCCTTTGATTGTTAATTCAGCAAAAGGTATCGAAAACTCTTTCAAAGGCTCTTTTTCAAGATCAAAAGAAATCGTGTAATTTTCAACTGTTATCTCACGGACACCAATATGATGTTTCTCCCCAAATTCCCTGCTAAAAGCATTTTTAATCTGAAGTAAAGTGTTATGAGGGCGCAAAGCACCCTCAGAAACTATAGTAAGCATCAAAGATTTTTTTTCAACCTTAAAATGTTCGATTTCTGCAATCTTTTCCTGACCCTTTTTAAGGATAGTCGAATTAACAGTAGAAATAAACTTCTCAACATCTTTTGTGATAGAAGATATATCGCCGCTGAACACAAATGTTGCTTTTAAATCAAATTTCATAGTGAAACTCGCTATAAACTATCTGATTATTAATGTTTATCTAAAGTAACTTTATCAGCAACAGAAATACAAGCAAGATAATCATCCAAAGTATGCAACAGAGATGAAACCGATTTACTATCAATATGTGCCTCAAGTTTTTTGCCTTTAACAGATGATTTCACAAAATTAAAATCATCAACTTTCACAGATCGCATAACTGTTTTAACCTTCTCAGCATCATCAAACTCCATAACTATATCACAACTCACCTTCAAGATTTCACACCACCCATTTGTTTCTCAACAATCTCATCAACAATATTAAGGAACTCTTCTTCTTTATCAGAACTTATTGTTGCACCAGCAGCTATCTTATGACCACCACCATGACCACCT encodes the following:
- a CDS encoding KEOPS complex subunit Pcc1, with translation MSCDIVMEFDDAEKVKTVMRSVKVDDFNFVKSSVKGKKLEAHIDSKSVSSLLHTLDDYLACISVADKVTLDKH